A DNA window from Chryseobacterium sp. MEBOG06 contains the following coding sequences:
- the nhaA gene encoding Na+/H+ antiporter NhaA, with protein MNLSLYFKKFFNNSQSSGIILIFCVLISLLIANSSLAETFQQFLDKEVGTHLFGLEYTVSIWINDGLMAVFFLLVGLEIKRELVEGELSSFKNASLPIFAAVGGMLVPAVIYTIFNAGTKYGNGWGIPMATDIAFSLAIISMLGKKIPNSIKIFLAALAIVDDLGAILVIAVFYTEQIHWTYLLLSFGVAALLFILNFLKVTKIIFYLIPGLFLWYFLHHSGIHATIAGVLLAFSIPTNASNVEISPLEKLEHKLHIPVSFLIMPVFALTNTNITFSSNMVAGITSTLGLGIICGLILGKLIGINLFSLLAIKLKLSSLPQNSNWTQMIGVGLLAGIGFTMSIFIALLSFKDDIHIQDEAKFAILIASFLAAILGFAILSMSSKGNMEPEED; from the coding sequence ATGAATTTATCTCTTTATTTTAAAAAATTTTTCAATAACAGCCAGTCCTCAGGAATTATTCTTATTTTCTGTGTGCTGATCTCATTATTAATTGCCAATTCTTCTTTAGCTGAAACCTTTCAACAGTTTTTAGACAAGGAAGTGGGCACTCACTTATTCGGACTGGAATATACTGTCAGCATCTGGATCAACGACGGATTGATGGCTGTATTCTTTCTTTTGGTAGGTCTTGAAATAAAAAGGGAACTTGTAGAGGGCGAACTATCATCTTTTAAAAATGCCTCACTTCCTATTTTTGCAGCAGTAGGCGGAATGCTTGTTCCTGCAGTCATTTATACTATTTTCAATGCCGGCACAAAGTATGGCAACGGCTGGGGAATTCCTATGGCAACTGATATTGCTTTTTCGCTGGCAATTATTTCCATGCTGGGTAAGAAAATCCCGAATTCAATTAAGATATTTTTAGCCGCTTTAGCAATTGTAGATGATTTGGGAGCGATTCTGGTGATCGCTGTTTTCTATACTGAGCAAATTCACTGGACTTATCTTCTGCTGTCTTTTGGAGTGGCTGCCTTACTGTTTATTTTAAACTTTTTAAAAGTCACGAAAATCATATTTTATCTTATTCCCGGGTTATTTTTATGGTATTTTCTTCATCATTCCGGAATTCATGCTACGATAGCGGGTGTTTTGCTCGCCTTCTCTATTCCGACCAATGCATCCAATGTAGAAATTTCTCCTTTAGAAAAGCTGGAGCATAAACTGCATATTCCTGTAAGCTTTCTGATCATGCCTGTATTTGCCTTAACGAATACTAATATTACTTTCTCAAGTAATATGGTTGCAGGAATTACAAGCACTTTAGGATTAGGAATTATCTGCGGACTGATCTTAGGAAAATTAATAGGAATCAATTTATTCTCCTTACTTGCTATTAAATTAAAGCTTAGTTCTTTACCTCAAAACAGCAACTGGACTCAAATGATTGGAGTAGGTTTACTTGCCGGAATTGGTTTTACCATGTCCATCTTTATTGCACTGCTGTCTTTTAAAGATGATATTCATATTCAGGATGAGGCTAAATTTGCTATTTTGATCGCTTCTTTTCTGGCTGCTATTTTAGGATTTGCAATTTTAAGTATGAGCTCCAAGGGTAATATGGAACCTGAAGAGGATTAA
- a CDS encoding RelA/SpoT family protein, with amino-acid sequence MSYDLEQENKEILARYKDLISNTYRTLDEENNKLIRKAFDIALDAHKDQRRKSGEPYIYHPIAVAKIVATEIGLGATSIACALLHDVIEDSDYTYEDLKKIFGEKIANIVKGLTKISIMNHQNISVQSENYRKLLLTLSEDFRVILIKIADRLHNMRTLESMAPDKQKKIASETVYIYAPMAHRLGLYNIKSELEDLSLKYNNPEVYNEITEKLELAKENRERYIEEFKKEVSERLHEEGLNFKIKGRAKAISSIYRKMLKQGVSFEEVFDNYAIRIIYKSDAKNEKFLAWKIYSIVTDVYHSNPSRMRDWITQPRSTGYESLHLTVLGPDKKWIEVQIRSERMDEIAEKGVAAHYKYKEGYKQSSDDRNFEKWVTEIRDVLEQQQNLSTSELLDNIKLNLYSKEVFVFTPKGEIKILPTNATALDFAFSVHSDLGMKCLGAKINGKLVPISYILQNGDQVDILSSQNQKPKSDWLEFVVTSKAKSKIKSYLNSQKNQLVDEGKETLQRKLRHAKINFNDEEINKLQKFFNLKSSQELFLKFQSNELDASSLRKYIESKNVFNNLLSRFRKSPTKNNHYEELKEQNLDMIVFGKDEEKLNYSYAKCCTVIPGDKIFGFITISDGIKVHSDNCPNAINLRAQYDYRVIPAKWVNAESFKNRVKIEIEGLDRMGMINDITTVISGSMGMDMKSMSIESNNGIFTGNINLEVKNKGQLEETFKKLKSINGVSIVRRLQS; translated from the coding sequence ATGAGTTACGACTTAGAACAAGAAAACAAAGAGATCCTTGCCAGATATAAGGATCTGATTTCGAATACATACAGAACTTTGGATGAGGAAAATAACAAACTTATCCGAAAGGCATTTGATATTGCTTTAGATGCCCATAAAGATCAAAGGAGAAAATCTGGTGAACCTTACATCTACCACCCTATTGCTGTTGCCAAAATTGTAGCAACGGAGATCGGTCTGGGAGCGACTTCTATTGCCTGTGCTCTTTTGCATGATGTAATTGAAGATTCCGACTATACCTATGAAGATCTTAAAAAGATCTTCGGGGAGAAGATTGCCAATATCGTGAAAGGATTGACCAAGATCTCCATCATGAATCATCAGAATATTTCTGTTCAGTCTGAAAACTACAGAAAATTATTACTGACACTTTCTGAAGATTTCAGGGTGATTCTGATCAAAATTGCAGACCGTCTTCACAATATGCGGACGCTGGAAAGCATGGCTCCGGACAAGCAGAAAAAGATTGCTTCGGAAACAGTCTATATCTATGCTCCAATGGCTCACCGTCTTGGGCTCTACAATATCAAATCTGAACTGGAGGACCTTTCATTAAAGTATAACAATCCTGAAGTATATAATGAAATCACGGAAAAATTGGAACTGGCCAAGGAAAACCGTGAAAGATATATTGAAGAATTCAAAAAAGAGGTATCAGAAAGACTTCATGAAGAGGGACTTAACTTTAAAATTAAAGGCCGTGCAAAAGCTATTTCTTCTATTTACAGAAAGATGCTGAAGCAGGGAGTTTCTTTTGAAGAGGTTTTTGATAACTATGCGATCAGAATTATTTATAAATCTGATGCGAAGAATGAAAAGTTCCTGGCATGGAAAATTTATTCCATTGTTACAGATGTGTACCACAGTAACCCTTCAAGAATGCGTGACTGGATCACCCAGCCCCGTTCTACAGGGTATGAAAGTCTCCACTTAACTGTTCTGGGACCTGATAAAAAATGGATCGAAGTACAGATTCGTTCAGAAAGAATGGATGAGATTGCCGAAAAAGGGGTGGCAGCCCATTACAAATATAAGGAAGGCTATAAGCAAAGTTCTGATGACCGGAATTTTGAAAAATGGGTCACTGAGATCCGTGATGTTCTTGAGCAGCAGCAGAACCTTTCCACTTCTGAGCTTCTGGACAATATTAAGCTTAATCTCTATTCAAAAGAAGTATTTGTTTTTACTCCAAAAGGGGAAATCAAGATCTTGCCAACCAATGCCACCGCTCTGGACTTCGCCTTTTCCGTTCACTCCGATCTTGGAATGAAGTGTCTGGGTGCTAAAATTAACGGTAAACTGGTTCCTATTTCCTATATTCTCCAAAATGGAGATCAGGTAGACATCCTGTCTTCTCAAAATCAAAAACCAAAATCTGACTGGCTGGAGTTTGTAGTAACTTCAAAAGCAAAATCCAAGATCAAAAGTTATCTGAATTCTCAGAAAAACCAGTTGGTGGACGAAGGTAAGGAAACTCTGCAGAGAAAGCTTCGTCACGCAAAAATAAACTTCAACGACGAAGAGATCAATAAACTTCAGAAGTTCTTTAATTTAAAATCATCACAGGAATTGTTTCTTAAATTCCAGAGCAATGAACTGGATGCAAGCAGCCTGAGAAAATACATTGAAAGTAAAAACGTATTCAACAATTTACTTTCCAGATTCAGAAAATCACCCACAAAGAATAATCACTATGAGGAACTGAAAGAACAGAACCTTGATATGATTGTCTTCGGAAAAGATGAAGAAAAGCTGAACTATAGCTATGCAAAATGCTGTACAGTAATTCCCGGTGACAAAATCTTTGGATTCATCACCATTTCAGACGGAATCAAGGTACACAGTGACAACTGCCCGAATGCTATTAATCTCCGTGCGCAGTATGACTACCGTGTGATTCCGGCCAAATGGGTAAATGCAGAAAGCTTCAAAAACAGAGTAAAAATTGAGATTGAAGGGCTGGACAGAATGGGAATGATCAATGATATTACCACTGTTATCAGCGGAAGCATGGGAATGGATATGAAAAGTATGTCCATAGAATCCAATAACGGCATTTTCACAGGAAACATCAACTTAGAAGTAAAAAACAAAGGTCAGCTGGAAGAGACCTTTAAAAAGCTTAAAAGTATTAATGGCGTTTCCATAGTGAGACGATTACAATCTTAA
- the acs gene encoding acetate--CoA ligase, which yields MRNYLIEDLPQYFEDYKKSIKNPKKFWDKVADQNFVWYQRWSKVVKYDMNEAKITWFKNAKLNITKNCIDRHLAVRGDKTAIIWEPNDPKEEAQHISYNELYTQVNKTANVLRDMGIEKGDRVCIYLPMIPELAVTMLACAKLGAVHSVIFAGFSAAAVASRVNDCEAKMVITSDGSYRGNKVLDLKSIVDEALEKTPTIENVLVVKRTHNEIKMKEGRDYWLADLFEKASPDFVTVIMDSEDPLFILYTSGSTGKPKGMLHTCAGYMVYTAYTFKNVFNYKENDIYWCTADIGWITGHSYILYGPLLNGATTVIFEGVPTYPEPDRFWEVIEKHKITQFYTAPTAIRSLAKESAEWVDKHDLSSLKVIGSVGEPINDEAWHWFNDHVGKKKCPIVDTWWQTETGGIMISPLPFVTPTKPTYATLPLPGIQPVLMDDKRNEITGNQVTGNLCIRFPWPGIARTIWGDHKRYKETYFTAFPGKYFTGDGALRDEVGYYRITGRVDDVIIVSGHNLGTAPIEDSINQHPAVAESAIVGYPHDIKGNALYGFVMLKEVGEGRDKENLKKEINQLIADQIGPIAKLDKIQFVSGLPKTRSGKIMRRILRKIAEGDFSNFGDISTLLNPEIVEEIKNERI from the coding sequence ATGAGAAATTACTTAATAGAAGATTTACCACAATACTTTGAAGATTACAAAAAATCTATCAAAAATCCGAAGAAATTCTGGGATAAGGTAGCCGATCAGAATTTTGTGTGGTACCAGAGATGGAGCAAGGTTGTTAAGTACGATATGAACGAAGCTAAAATCACGTGGTTTAAAAATGCCAAGCTCAATATCACCAAAAACTGTATAGACAGGCATCTTGCGGTAAGAGGTGATAAAACAGCCATTATCTGGGAACCGAATGATCCAAAAGAAGAAGCACAGCATATTTCCTACAATGAGTTATATACGCAGGTTAATAAGACTGCAAATGTTCTTCGTGACATGGGAATTGAAAAAGGAGACAGAGTCTGCATCTATCTTCCCATGATTCCTGAACTGGCTGTTACCATGCTTGCCTGCGCAAAATTAGGAGCTGTTCATTCTGTCATTTTTGCAGGATTCTCAGCCGCTGCAGTAGCTTCAAGAGTCAATGACTGCGAAGCGAAAATGGTGATCACATCCGATGGAAGTTATAGAGGAAATAAAGTTCTGGATTTAAAAAGTATTGTAGATGAGGCATTGGAAAAAACGCCAACCATTGAAAATGTACTCGTTGTAAAGAGAACGCATAATGAGATTAAAATGAAGGAAGGAAGAGATTACTGGCTGGCTGATTTATTTGAAAAAGCTTCTCCTGATTTTGTAACCGTCATTATGGATTCTGAAGATCCTCTTTTCATCCTTTATACTTCGGGTTCTACAGGAAAACCAAAAGGAATGCTTCATACTTGTGCCGGCTATATGGTTTACACTGCCTATACTTTTAAAAATGTATTCAATTATAAGGAAAATGATATTTACTGGTGTACTGCTGATATCGGATGGATCACCGGACACTCTTATATTCTTTACGGACCATTACTGAATGGAGCCACCACAGTTATTTTTGAAGGAGTGCCAACCTATCCTGAACCTGACCGTTTCTGGGAAGTTATTGAAAAACACAAAATTACTCAGTTTTACACAGCACCTACGGCTATCCGATCTTTAGCAAAAGAGAGCGCTGAATGGGTAGACAAACATGATCTCAGCTCTCTGAAGGTTATAGGCTCTGTAGGAGAACCTATCAATGATGAAGCATGGCATTGGTTCAATGATCATGTAGGAAAGAAAAAATGTCCGATTGTAGATACATGGTGGCAGACTGAAACCGGAGGTATCATGATTTCTCCCCTTCCATTTGTGACTCCTACCAAGCCTACCTATGCTACTTTGCCCTTACCGGGTATACAGCCTGTTCTGATGGATGACAAGCGCAATGAAATCACAGGAAATCAGGTGACGGGAAATCTCTGCATCCGTTTTCCATGGCCGGGAATTGCAAGAACGATATGGGGAGATCATAAGAGATATAAAGAAACCTATTTCACAGCATTCCCCGGGAAATATTTCACTGGTGACGGTGCTTTAAGAGATGAGGTAGGCTACTATAGAATTACAGGCCGTGTAGATGATGTAATCATTGTTTCCGGGCATAATTTAGGCACAGCTCCTATTGAAGACAGTATCAATCAGCATCCTGCTGTAGCTGAATCGGCAATTGTAGGCTATCCCCACGACATCAAAGGTAACGCACTTTATGGCTTTGTAATGCTGAAAGAAGTTGGCGAAGGCCGTGATAAGGAGAATCTAAAGAAAGAAATCAACCAATTGATTGCCGATCAGATAGGACCTATTGCTAAACTGGACAAAATTCAGTTTGTTTCCGGGCTTCCAAAAACACGTTCAGGAAAAATCATGCGTAGAATTTTGAGAAAAATTGCGGAAGGTGACTTCAGTAATTTTGGAGATATCAGTACGTTATTGAATCCTGAAATTGTTGAAGAGATCAAGAACGAAAGAATTTAA
- a CDS encoding AMP-binding protein — protein sequence MNADQLFKQSIDNKEDFWKEKAREIQWYKFPQQILSKDLNDYPQWFYDGELNMCYLCIDKHIEDGFGDHTAIVYDSPVTHQKKTYTFRQAQEEISKFAGGLASLGLKKGDTAVIYMPMIPQTLFAMLACARIGVIHNVVFGGFAPHELVVRIDDCKPKVLITATAGIEIAKRIPYLPLVEKAIELAQNKVDNIIVYNRKLVDNQHEMFEGLIDYEELVRKSEPADCVSVASTHPLYLLYTSGTTGKPKGIVRDTGGYATALKFSMKYIYGVEPGETYWAASDFGWAVGHSFSVYGPLINRNATIIFEGKPIMTPDAGTFWRIISEYQVSVMFTAPTAIRAIKKEDPNGELVKKYNLSQFRKQFLAGERCDVATLDWFAEHIGVPAIDHWWQTESGWPMLGLMTCDDDYKIKRASAGKPIPGYDIKIFDENGLELDPHHEGYLVIKLPLPPGSMLGIWKDHKRFQSSYLTQYDGYYFSGDGAIQDEDGYIFITGRVDDVINVAGHRLSTSEMEEIVSSHPDIAECAVVGIDDDLKGQIPFAVAVLKNGTVTSEEDLEKEIIRMVREKIGAVAFLKNAMVVKRLPKTRSGKTLRKLIRTLLDGKNFQIPPTIDDEKIIEEIQEKIREYRG from the coding sequence ATGAATGCAGATCAATTATTTAAACAAAGTATAGACAATAAAGAAGACTTCTGGAAAGAAAAAGCCAGAGAAATACAGTGGTATAAATTTCCACAGCAGATCCTTTCAAAAGACCTTAACGATTATCCGCAGTGGTTTTATGACGGGGAGCTTAATATGTGCTATTTATGCATTGACAAGCATATTGAGGATGGTTTTGGAGATCACACCGCTATCGTGTACGACTCTCCTGTCACCCATCAAAAGAAAACATACACCTTCCGTCAGGCTCAGGAAGAGATATCGAAATTTGCCGGGGGACTGGCTTCGTTAGGATTAAAAAAAGGAGATACTGCGGTTATTTATATGCCTATGATTCCACAGACGCTGTTTGCTATGCTGGCGTGTGCAAGGATCGGGGTGATTCATAATGTAGTTTTCGGAGGTTTTGCCCCTCATGAACTGGTAGTAAGGATTGACGACTGCAAACCTAAAGTTCTGATCACTGCTACAGCAGGCATAGAAATTGCCAAAAGAATTCCATATCTGCCTTTGGTGGAAAAAGCAATTGAACTGGCACAGAATAAAGTAGACAATATTATTGTTTATAACAGAAAACTGGTCGACAACCAACACGAAATGTTTGAAGGGTTGATTGACTACGAAGAACTGGTTCGAAAATCAGAACCTGCAGATTGCGTTTCAGTAGCTTCTACCCATCCGCTTTATTTACTTTACACCTCAGGAACTACTGGAAAACCTAAAGGAATTGTTCGGGATACCGGAGGATATGCCACCGCCCTGAAGTTTTCTATGAAATACATATATGGAGTTGAACCGGGAGAAACTTATTGGGCGGCCTCAGATTTTGGATGGGCAGTAGGACATAGCTTTTCAGTGTATGGCCCTCTAATCAATAGAAATGCCACTATAATTTTTGAAGGAAAACCTATTATGACGCCTGATGCGGGAACTTTCTGGAGAATTATCTCAGAATATCAGGTTTCAGTAATGTTTACTGCTCCTACAGCCATCAGAGCAATAAAAAAAGAAGATCCAAACGGAGAACTGGTTAAGAAATATAATCTGTCTCAGTTCAGAAAACAGTTTCTTGCGGGTGAACGCTGTGATGTTGCAACATTAGACTGGTTTGCGGAGCACATTGGGGTTCCTGCCATTGACCACTGGTGGCAGACAGAATCAGGATGGCCTATGCTGGGCTTAATGACCTGTGATGATGACTACAAAATAAAAAGAGCTTCGGCAGGAAAACCTATTCCGGGATACGACATCAAAATATTTGATGAAAACGGTCTGGAGCTGGATCCACATCATGAAGGATATCTGGTTATCAAACTACCGCTTCCTCCGGGAAGTATGCTGGGAATATGGAAAGACCACAAGCGTTTTCAAAGCAGCTACCTCACTCAATATGATGGTTATTATTTCTCAGGAGATGGTGCTATACAGGATGAAGACGGTTATATTTTCATTACCGGACGGGTGGATGACGTTATCAACGTAGCCGGGCACAGGCTTTCTACATCAGAAATGGAAGAGATCGTTTCCTCTCATCCCGATATTGCTGAATGTGCTGTAGTAGGCATTGATGATGATCTGAAAGGGCAAATTCCTTTTGCAGTTGCTGTTCTGAAAAATGGAACTGTAACTTCAGAGGAAGACCTTGAAAAGGAAATCATCCGCATGGTTCGTGAAAAAATAGGAGCCGTAGCCTTTTTAAAAAACGCGATGGTTGTCAAACGTTTACCAAAAACAAGATCCGGAAAAACTTTGAGAAAGCTCATCAGAACCCTACTCGATGGAAAAAATTTTCAGATTCCGCCAACGATTGATGATGAAAAAATCATTGAAGAAATACAGGAAAAGATCAGGGAATATAGGGGGTAA
- a CDS encoding response regulator transcription factor encodes MKKIIIADDEHKILMSLEYSFKKNGYDVYIARDGTEVLEFLKTMVPDVILLDIMMPNLDGYSTLDLIKQNEKMKDTKVIFLSAKNNPRDIEKGMGMGADAYVTKPYSIKKLMQQIEEMFE; translated from the coding sequence ATGAAAAAGATAATCATTGCGGATGACGAACATAAAATATTAATGTCTCTGGAATACAGTTTTAAGAAAAACGGTTATGATGTCTATATTGCCAGAGATGGAACAGAAGTTCTTGAATTTTTAAAAACCATGGTCCCCGACGTTATTCTACTCGATATCATGATGCCCAATCTTGACGGATACAGCACATTGGATCTCATCAAACAGAATGAAAAAATGAAAGACACCAAAGTCATTTTTCTAAGCGCCAAGAACAATCCAAGAGATATTGAAAAAGGAATGGGCATGGGAGCTGACGCTTATGTAACCAAACCTTACTCAATTAAAAAACTGATGCAGCAGATTGAAGAAATGTTTGAGTAG
- a CDS encoding ATP-binding protein: MSSFALFFVVLFYLALLFLVAHLAEKKKSKIWINNPYIYALSLAVYCTAWTYYGSIGVAATSGLNYLTIYIGPIMIIPAWIFINTRIVRISRVNKISSLADFISLRYGNSRSFSAIITIVCLLAIVPYIGLQIKAISETFHLVTETSMSKDILTDNATFVVILIALFSSYYGTRYVDASEKRLGIISAIALESFLKLFFIIILGLFVIYYAFDGFSDIYQKASHFKDFKEKNTFNGIEGAMNWMILCMISATAICILPRQFHTAIIENRQEKHIKTAIWFFPLYLLIFTLFIFPIAWGGRLIFDGQNVNPEFYSILIPQHFDNTLITVLVFLGGLSSCISMIIISAITLSIMLSNNLIIPYGLLGKFKSENEEQNTRSITNIRKFSIFALIIMAFVFYKYFILKISLDSVGLISFVIIAQLAPTFFGAIFWRRGSYKGAITGLAAGLVICYFGLIIPQYYFSYNQEFKGVLRDLYNTFEFFSIPYLERIPQIFFWSLLINTGLFTIVSVMTKGNYRERNFAELYVDIDKYIQNHENAFIWRGTAYISDIKNILERFLGKNKTEQALRIFNLKYNIDSKTETADSRFIKFSENLLAGRIGTASAKILIEGVTKEDKISLKEVLNILEESKENITLNKKLTEQSEELQKLSDDLRTANESLIIKDRQKDDFLDSVAHELRTPITAIRSAGEILADDDDIPYDIKQEFLNNIITESDRLSEIINDILYLDKLQHGEILLNIQPNNIIETYERAVTPLLHLIQQKNIHLSEVNLLNQLTFEYDEARMIQLFQNIWGNALKFTNEQGTIQTKLFEKEGCLVISIFNTGKTIPEEDLEMIFDKFYQSKNQNILKPTGSGLGLAISKKIVQAHGGKIKAENSGLGVTFTISIPKKIKETKNEVEHH; the protein is encoded by the coding sequence ATGAGTAGTTTTGCATTATTTTTTGTAGTCTTGTTCTATCTGGCTCTTCTCTTCTTGGTGGCCCATCTGGCAGAAAAGAAAAAAAGCAAGATATGGATTAACAATCCCTATATTTATGCACTGTCTCTGGCTGTATACTGCACGGCATGGACTTATTATGGAAGTATAGGTGTAGCCGCCACAAGTGGATTAAACTATCTGACGATCTATATTGGCCCTATTATGATTATTCCTGCATGGATCTTCATCAATACACGGATCGTAAGAATTTCCAGGGTCAATAAGATAAGCAGCCTTGCAGATTTTATCTCTTTACGATATGGAAACAGCAGAAGCTTTAGTGCCATTATTACTATAGTTTGTCTTTTAGCCATTGTTCCTTACATCGGATTACAAATCAAAGCGATTTCCGAAACTTTTCACTTAGTGACAGAAACTTCCATGTCAAAGGATATTCTGACTGACAATGCAACATTTGTTGTTATTCTGATTGCTTTATTTTCCTCTTACTACGGAACGAGATATGTAGATGCATCAGAAAAACGTCTGGGAATTATTTCTGCGATCGCCCTGGAAAGTTTTCTAAAGCTATTCTTTATCATTATTCTCGGACTTTTTGTCATCTACTATGCATTTGATGGATTTTCGGATATTTATCAGAAAGCGAGTCATTTTAAGGATTTTAAAGAAAAAAATACCTTCAATGGAATTGAAGGTGCTATGAACTGGATGATCCTGTGTATGATTTCCGCAACAGCAATCTGCATTCTTCCAAGACAGTTTCACACGGCAATCATTGAAAACAGACAGGAAAAGCACATCAAAACAGCAATCTGGTTTTTCCCGCTTTATCTTTTAATATTTACCCTATTTATTTTTCCGATCGCCTGGGGCGGGAGGTTAATTTTTGATGGTCAAAACGTCAATCCGGAGTTCTACTCCATTTTGATTCCACAGCATTTTGACAATACATTGATTACCGTTTTAGTGTTTCTTGGCGGGTTAAGTTCATGTATTTCCATGATTATCATTTCCGCTATTACATTATCTATTATGCTTTCCAATAACCTTATTATTCCGTATGGCTTGCTTGGAAAGTTCAAATCTGAGAATGAGGAACAAAACACCAGAAGCATTACCAATATCAGAAAATTCAGCATTTTTGCGCTGATCATCATGGCTTTTGTTTTCTACAAGTATTTCATCCTGAAAATTTCGCTGGATTCTGTAGGTTTAATCTCCTTTGTGATTATCGCGCAGCTGGCGCCTACATTCTTCGGAGCTATATTCTGGAGAAGAGGAAGCTATAAAGGAGCTATTACAGGGCTTGCTGCAGGCCTGGTGATCTGCTATTTCGGATTGATTATTCCGCAGTATTACTTTTCATACAACCAGGAATTCAAAGGAGTTTTGAGAGATCTCTACAACACCTTCGAATTTTTCTCTATTCCTTATCTTGAAAGAATTCCCCAGATTTTCTTTTGGTCGCTTCTTATCAATACAGGTTTGTTTACCATCGTTTCTGTCATGACCAAAGGAAATTATCGGGAAAGAAATTTTGCCGAGCTATATGTAGATATTGACAAATACATTCAAAATCATGAAAACGCCTTTATCTGGAGGGGAACTGCCTATATATCAGATATTAAAAATATTCTGGAGAGATTCTTAGGCAAAAACAAAACAGAGCAGGCTCTAAGAATTTTCAATTTGAAATATAATATTGATTCTAAAACAGAAACTGCAGATTCAAGATTTATTAAATTTTCAGAAAACCTTTTAGCAGGGAGAATAGGAACAGCTTCTGCCAAAATATTAATCGAAGGAGTAACGAAGGAAGATAAAATATCTTTAAAAGAAGTTTTAAACATCCTGGAAGAATCTAAGGAAAACATAACCTTGAATAAAAAACTAACAGAGCAGTCTGAAGAACTTCAAAAATTATCTGATGACCTTAGAACGGCCAACGAAAGCCTGATCATCAAAGACCGTCAGAAAGATGATTTCCTGGATTCTGTGGCCCATGAATTAAGAACACCCATCACTGCTATCCGATCCGCTGGAGAAATTTTAGCAGACGATGATGATATTCCTTATGACATCAAACAGGAATTTCTTAATAATATTATTACAGAATCCGACAGGTTAAGCGAAATTATCAATGACATCCTTTATCTTGACAAGCTTCAACATGGAGAGATTTTATTAAACATTCAGCCCAACAATATAATTGAGACCTATGAAAGAGCAGTAACCCCGCTTCTTCATCTTATCCAGCAGAAAAACATCCATCTGAGTGAAGTCAATCTGCTGAATCAGCTTACTTTTGAATATGATGAAGCAAGAATGATTCAGTTATTTCAGAATATCTGGGGTAATGCCTTGAAATTCACGAATGAACAGGGAACTATACAAACAAAGCTATTTGAAAAAGAGGGATGTCTCGTCATTAGCATTTTCAATACCGGGAAAACGATTCCTGAAGAAGATCTGGAAATGATTTTTGACAAATTTTATCAGTCTAAAAATCAGAACATTTTAAAACCAACAGGAAGCGGACTGGGTCTTGCGATTTCTAAAAAAATTGTGCAGGCTCACGGAGGAAAAATAAAAGCAGAAAATAGCGGATTAGGCGTAACTTTCACCATCAGCATTCCTAAAAAAATAAAAGAAACCAAAAATGAAGTTGAACATCATTAA
- a CDS encoding DUF6814 family protein, translating to MNGLKKILGILWIAIAVIVGYFGITVLGIPKITSGKQEDLVFGIIILFVLMPIISGGMAIFGYYALTGEYSDDKR from the coding sequence ATGAACGGACTAAAAAAAATATTAGGTATTCTATGGATCGCAATCGCTGTGATTGTGGGCTACTTTGGAATTACAGTTTTAGGAATTCCAAAGATTACTTCCGGAAAACAGGAAGATTTGGTTTTCGGTATTATCATTTTATTTGTATTGATGCCGATTATCTCAGGCGGAATGGCAATTTTCGGCTATTATGCTTTAACAGGAGAATATTCTGACGATAAAAGATAA